The nucleotide sequence ATAACCTCATATTTATGGCTATCTTGGAGACTAAAAACCTAACCAAAAAATTCGGAGGCATCCACGCGCTGGATAGCCTTTCGATTGTATTTGAAGCAGGTAAGATCACTGGGGTGATTGGTCCGAACGGCTCGGGCAAGTCCACTCTGGTCAATGTTTTGACCGGTATGCTGCCAATGTCTGGTGGAGAAGTGATAGTGGCTGATGCCAGTCGTTTGAAGAAAATCCTGCCTCACGACATGCCCTCTTTTGGCATCACCCGAACTTTTCAGGAGGTCCGTCTTTTCGAGCAGATGACGGTGCTGGATAATATTTTAGTGGTTGTCACCAAGAGAAATGTGATCGGGGCTTTATTTGAAAAACACAAAGAATATCATTTGAAAATTGCCGAGCGAGTCTTGGAACGCGTAGGGCTGGTGTCGAAAAAACATGAGCTGGCAGTCAACCTTTCATATGGACAAAGAAAACTTCTAGAAATAGCGCGAGTGCTGGCCATGACAGAATCCGAATCCACTGCGGCCGAAATCTTTTTCTTTGACGAGCCTTTTGCCGGACTTTTTCCGGAAATGGTCAAGCTGGTAGTGTCTGTCATGCAGGATTTGAGACAAAAAGGCAAGACATTGGTTTTGATCGAACACAATATGGAACTGATCCGTGAGCTTTCGGATAAAGTGATCGTGATGGATAGCGGTGCACTTTTAGCTGAGGGTTTGCCCGAGCATGTGCTAGCCAGAAGGGATGTGATCGAAGCGTATTTGGGGGAGTAGATAATTTTTAATCTAACAATATAAAATAATAAGGCCCCTGCACGGAAGTGTGCGAGGGACTTTTTGGTCTGACGGCGAGTTGGCTGGGCCGCACGGATTGGTCAGCCTTTTAAATTCTGAAGCCGGGTGTATTTGCTCTCGGGGACCATCACCTCGACATAAGCTGGGCCGATGGAGTACTTCAAGGTGAGGGCTCCATTTTCCGGATCGATCTTCCACACCTCCACATGTGGCAGGGTATTTTTGCCCCTCTTGGTTTCTTTTCGGCAGTCAGCCACAATCCTTTCCCAATCCTTGAGAGTATCGAGATCGATCTGCACTTCTTCTTTTTTGACGACTATTTCCATAAAATTTTGCTTTCGGTTTGAGGGTTTTGAGGCCCAATCTAGGGTTTTTATACACTTATGCTACAATACTGTCAATGCTTCAACTAAAAGATATTCATGTCCACTATGGTGGGGTCAAAGCGCTTGATGGCTTTAGTGCCGAAATAAAAGAGGGTGAAATCGTGGCTTTTATGGGTCCAAACGGCGCTGGCAAGTCCACCGCTCTCAAAAGTATTTTTGGTCTCGCGCCTGTTTCGGCTGGAGATAT is from Candidatus Paceibacterota bacterium and encodes:
- a CDS encoding ATP-binding cassette domain-containing protein produces the protein MAILETKNLTKKFGGIHALDSLSIVFEAGKITGVIGPNGSGKSTLVNVLTGMLPMSGGEVIVADASRLKKILPHDMPSFGITRTFQEVRLFEQMTVLDNILVVVTKRNVIGALFEKHKEYHLKIAERVLERVGLVSKKHELAVNLSYGQRKLLEIARVLAMTESESTAAEIFFFDEPFAGLFPEMVKLVVSVMQDLRQKGKTLVLIEHNMELIRELSDKVIVMDSGALLAEGLPEHVLARRDVIEAYLGE